A stretch of DNA from Methylobacterium sp. CB376:
GATCCAGGACAAGGAGGGGGCGCCGGCCCTCTACGTGCTGATGCCGATGCGGGTGTGAGGCGGGCGCGCTCCCGCGCCGGTCGCGCCGGGTTCCGCCAGGCCCGGCCCGGCGGCGCGGGTCCGCGCTCCGCCGGGCCGCGACGGCGCTCCGTGGCGATCGATCGCGTCGGGCCGCGGGCGAGGGATCTTGCAACCCGGCGCCGGGACGGGTGATTGGGTGGCCCAGGACCCATGGCCGCCCCCGATCCCTTCCGCGTCACGCGCCTCATCGCCCGCGACTTCCGCAACCACGCCAGCCTCGACCTCGGCGTGGGCCGGCCCTTCGTGGCGCTGGTGGGCGAGAACGGTGCCGGCAAGACCAACATCCTCGAGGCGCTCTCGCTGTTCGCGCCCGGCCGGGGCCTGCGCCGGGCCGATTTCGCCGCCATGGCGCGCGAGGGCGGGCCGGGCGGCTTCGCGGTGTCGCTCAGCGTCGAGGGGCCGCACGGTGAGCACCGCGTCGGCACCGCCTGGGAGCCGCCGCAGGGGCGCGAGGAGCGCGGCGGGCGCCAGTGCCGGATCGACGGAGCGAGCGCCCCCTCGCCCACCGCCTTCGCGGAGCAGTTGCGGGTCGTCTGGCTCACCCCGGACCTCGACGCGCTGTTCCGCGGCCCGGCGGGGGATCGGCGGCGCTTCCTCGACCGCCTCGTCCTCGCGGTCGATGCCGGCCACGGCAGCCGCGTCAGCGCCCTTGAGCGTGCCCTGCGCTCCCGCAACCGGCTGCTGGAGGAGCGGCCCGAGGACGGGCCCTGGCTCGACGCGATCGAGCGCGAGGTGGCGGAACTGGCGATCGCCGTGGCGCTCGCCCGGCGCGAGACGGTGGAGCGCCTCGACCGGCTGATCCTCGCCACCCGCGACGCGGCCTCGCCCTTCCCCTGGGCGGGGGTCCGGCTCGAGGGCGACATCGACGACCTCGTGGCGGTCTGGCCGGCCGTGGACGCCGAGGACCGCTTCCGCGCGACGCTGCGCCAGAACCGCTTCCGCGACCGCGCCGCGGGCCGCACGCTCGCCGGCCCGCAGGCCTCCGACCTCGTGGTGCGCCACGGCCCCAAGGACGTGCCGGCCGGCACCGCCTCGACCGGCGAGCAGAAGGCGCTGCTGATCGGCCTCGTGCTCGCCCATGCCCGCCTGGTCGCCGGCATGAGCGGGCTGGCGCCCCTCGTCCTCCTCGACGAGGTCGCGGCCCATCTCGACCCGCGCCGGCGCGCGGGCCTGTTCGACGCCCTGGAGGCGCTGCCGGGGCAGGTCTGGATGACCGGGGCGGATCCGGCGCTGTTCGCGGAACTCGGGAGCCGCGGCGACGTGGTCGCGGTGGCGGAGGGGCAGGTGCGGCCCGGCTGAGCCGCCTCAGGGGCGGGCGGAGGGAATGTCGGTCCGCACGACATCGTCGCCGACGAAGGGCA
This window harbors:
- the recF gene encoding DNA replication/repair protein RecF (All proteins in this family for which functions are known are DNA-binding proteins that assist the filamentation of RecA onto DNA for the initiation of recombination or recombinational repair.) gives rise to the protein MAAPDPFRVTRLIARDFRNHASLDLGVGRPFVALVGENGAGKTNILEALSLFAPGRGLRRADFAAMAREGGPGGFAVSLSVEGPHGEHRVGTAWEPPQGREERGGRQCRIDGASAPSPTAFAEQLRVVWLTPDLDALFRGPAGDRRRFLDRLVLAVDAGHGSRVSALERALRSRNRLLEERPEDGPWLDAIEREVAELAIAVALARRETVERLDRLILATRDAASPFPWAGVRLEGDIDDLVAVWPAVDAEDRFRATLRQNRFRDRAAGRTLAGPQASDLVVRHGPKDVPAGTASTGEQKALLIGLVLAHARLVAGMSGLAPLVLLDEVAAHLDPRRRAGLFDALEALPGQVWMTGADPALFAELGSRGDVVAVAEGQVRPG